The following are from one region of the Hydrogenophaga sp. BPS33 genome:
- the tolQ gene encoding protein TolQ codes for MTHDLSIVQLMLNASWIVQAVVALLVVVSVVSWAAIFRKVFALKRVRAHNDDFEREFWSGTNLNDLYASAAQNAKHGGPMERIFASGMREYQKLRERRITDSGALLDGARRAMRASFQRELDALETNLSFLGSVGSVSPYVGLFGTVWGIMHAFTGLAALAQVTLSTVAPGIAEALVATAIGLFAAIPAVVFYNRFSHDIDRVANAMETFMEEFSNILQRNLGVHAQTASGH; via the coding sequence ATGACCCATGACCTCTCCATCGTTCAATTGATGCTCAACGCGAGTTGGATCGTGCAGGCCGTGGTGGCTTTGCTGGTGGTGGTGTCCGTGGTCAGCTGGGCGGCCATCTTCCGCAAGGTGTTCGCGCTCAAGCGGGTTCGCGCGCACAACGACGACTTCGAACGCGAGTTCTGGTCCGGCACCAACCTCAACGACCTCTACGCCTCGGCCGCACAGAACGCCAAGCACGGCGGTCCGATGGAACGCATCTTTGCCAGTGGCATGCGCGAATACCAGAAGCTGCGCGAGCGCCGCATCACCGACAGTGGCGCCCTGCTCGATGGTGCGCGCCGTGCCATGCGCGCGAGCTTCCAGCGCGAGCTCGATGCGCTGGAAACCAATCTCTCCTTCCTCGGCTCGGTCGGCTCGGTCTCACCCTACGTGGGCCTGTTCGGCACCGTCTGGGGCATCATGCACGCCTTCACCGGCCTGGCGGCGCTGGCCCAGGTGACCCTGTCCACCGTGGCGCCGGGCATTGCCGAAGCTTTGGTGGCCACGGCCATCGGCCTCTTCGCCGCCATTCCTGCCGTCGTGTTCTACAACCGGTTCTCGCACGACATCGACCGCGTGGCCAACGCCATGGAGACCTTCATGGAAGAGTTCTCCAACATCCTGCAACGCAACCTGGGCGTTCATGCCCAGACCGCATCGGGTCACTGA
- a CDS encoding biopolymer transporter ExbD, whose protein sequence is MPAVSSRGRGRRTINEINMVPFIDVMLVLLIIFMVTAPLITPSQIALPSVGQAGRQPDQFVAVVIDKDEQIKVREGSSSAEPQAVAMGQLVARVQQLQASRGSPPEGGVPVVISADKNVKYEAVVRVMDTLQRAGIARVGLSVQTSR, encoded by the coding sequence ATGCCCGCCGTCTCCTCACGCGGCCGCGGCCGCCGCACCATCAACGAGATCAACATGGTCCCGTTCATCGACGTGATGCTGGTGCTGCTGATCATCTTCATGGTCACGGCGCCGCTGATCACGCCGAGCCAGATCGCCCTGCCCAGCGTGGGCCAGGCCGGGCGCCAGCCCGACCAGTTCGTGGCCGTGGTGATCGACAAGGACGAGCAGATCAAGGTGCGCGAAGGCTCTTCGAGCGCGGAGCCACAAGCCGTGGCCATGGGCCAGTTGGTCGCCCGCGTGCAGCAGCTGCAGGCCAGCCGCGGCAGCCCGCCCGAAGGCGGCGTGCCGGTGGTCATCAGCGCCGACAAGAACGTCAAGTACGAAGCCGTTGTTCGCGTGATGGACACCTTGCAGCGCGCGGGCATTGCGCGCGTGGGCCTGTCGGTGCAAACCTCTCGCTGA
- the tolA gene encoding cell envelope integrity protein TolA: MQTTADHLDLTPPRTGRWLGPVGLALVAHGILIIALTFGVQWQNDGEPVTVEAELWSRTPQQAAPRAVEPPPPPPAPAPAPTPAPAPKPAPAPTPAPPPPGPTQAEIATAQAKKKAEAEKKEREEEAKKVAVAKAAAEKKAAAEKKAAADKAAAEKERQQKLAAEKREQQREAEDAKRSAELRAEQMKRMMGQAGASGGPQSTGTAQQSSGPSPGYAGRVAARIKPNVVFTEVAPGNPRAEVEVRTSPDGTITSRRLVKSSGNKDWDDAVLRAIDRTDSLPKDTNGTVPSSLVIGLRPLD; encoded by the coding sequence ATGCAGACCACCGCCGACCACCTCGACCTCACCCCGCCACGCACCGGGCGCTGGCTCGGTCCTGTCGGGCTTGCGTTGGTGGCACACGGCATCCTCATCATTGCCTTGACCTTCGGTGTGCAATGGCAGAACGACGGCGAGCCGGTGACCGTGGAGGCCGAACTCTGGTCGCGCACACCGCAGCAGGCCGCGCCGCGCGCGGTGGAGCCACCTCCACCGCCACCCGCGCCCGCCCCGGCGCCAACGCCAGCACCCGCCCCCAAACCCGCGCCGGCACCCACCCCGGCCCCACCGCCTCCCGGGCCGACCCAGGCCGAGATCGCCACCGCTCAGGCCAAGAAGAAGGCCGAGGCGGAGAAGAAGGAACGCGAAGAAGAGGCCAAGAAGGTCGCCGTGGCGAAGGCTGCCGCCGAAAAGAAAGCGGCGGCAGAAAAGAAAGCCGCGGCCGACAAGGCTGCTGCCGAGAAGGAACGCCAGCAGAAACTCGCGGCCGAGAAACGCGAGCAACAGCGAGAAGCCGAAGACGCCAAGCGCAGTGCGGAGCTGCGCGCCGAGCAGATGAAACGCATGATGGGCCAGGCCGGCGCCAGCGGTGGACCGCAGAGCACTGGCACGGCACAACAGTCCAGCGGGCCGTCGCCGGGCTATGCGGGCCGCGTGGCGGCGCGCATCAAACCGAATGTGGTGTTCACCGAAGTCGCACCAGGCAATCCGCGCGCCGAAGTGGAAGTGCGCACCTCACCCGACGGCACGATCACCTCGCGCCGCCTCGTGAAAAGCAGTGGCAACAAAGACTGGGACGATGCCGTGCTGCGCGCCATCGACCGCACCGATTCGCTGCCCAAGGACACGAATGGGACCGTGCCTTCGTCGCTGGTGATTGGGTTGCGGCCGTTGGATTGA
- a CDS encoding IS110 family transposase translates to MQEVHVFIGVDVAKAELVVATASQPGCRSIANEVGAISAWLRELPDNTLVAMESTGRYHQLLATLAHAAGLQVFVLNARDVFFYARALGARAKTDRLDAHVIARYLLEHHEHLHPWQACCPALAQVNTLLAQRWTVVTKRTALHQSLQGCDAAIAAELGALDAAFATLLKAMDARIAALFAKDARLAEQRALLQSIVGVGAQSSALLASVLAQLDFASADALVAYSGLDPRACDSGRSRGHRRLSKRGQPALRRQMYLAAMSACHTKTFEATYKALRQRGLKTTEALVVLARKLLRIAFAVWRSGKPFEPQRYAPSA, encoded by the coding sequence ATGCAAGAAGTCCATGTGTTCATCGGGGTAGATGTGGCCAAGGCCGAACTCGTCGTCGCCACGGCCTCCCAACCAGGATGCCGCAGCATCGCCAACGAGGTCGGCGCCATCAGCGCCTGGCTGCGTGAGCTACCAGACAACACCCTTGTGGCCATGGAGTCCACCGGGCGCTACCACCAACTGCTCGCCACCCTGGCACACGCAGCGGGTCTGCAGGTGTTCGTGCTCAACGCCCGCGATGTGTTCTTCTACGCCCGCGCCCTGGGCGCTCGGGCCAAGACCGATCGGCTCGATGCCCATGTGATCGCCCGTTACCTTCTTGAACATCATGAGCACCTGCACCCCTGGCAGGCTTGCTGCCCCGCGCTCGCTCAGGTCAACACCCTGCTCGCGCAGCGTTGGACGGTAGTGACCAAACGCACCGCGCTGCACCAGTCGCTACAGGGCTGTGATGCAGCCATCGCTGCCGAGCTAGGGGCCCTGGATGCGGCCTTCGCCACGCTGCTCAAGGCCATGGATGCGCGCATCGCAGCACTGTTCGCAAAGGATGCCCGCTTGGCAGAGCAACGGGCTTTACTGCAAAGCATCGTGGGCGTGGGCGCGCAAAGCAGTGCATTGCTGGCCAGCGTGCTGGCCCAGCTGGACTTTGCCAGCGCCGATGCCTTGGTGGCCTACAGTGGGCTGGACCCGCGTGCCTGTGATTCGGGCCGCAGTCGAGGCCACCGAAGGCTCTCAAAACGCGGACAACCGGCTCTACGACGCCAGATGTACCTCGCCGCCATGTCGGCCTGCCACACCAAGACATTTGAAGCCACGTACAAGGCTTTGCGCCAGCGCGGCCTGAAGACCACCGAAGCCCTCGTTGTACTGGCTCGCAAGCTCCTGCGTATCGCCTTTGCCGTCTGGCGCTCTGGCAAACCATTCGAGCCTCAGCGATATGCACCCAGCGCTTGA
- the dnaE gene encoding DNA polymerase III subunit alpha has product MFIHLRLHTEFSVVDGTTRIDDAIAAAAADGQPALAITDLSNLFGAVKFYKEARGSGIKPIIGAEVLLQGFSEETTGAMPGAHQPAAPRALLLVQDKQGYLNLSELLARAWTRNDGRGQALVQREWLEELNGGLILLSGAQAGPVGQALVQGDVERASDVALRLASIFTHRFYIELQRAGRADDERHVIAAVQLAARLHLPVVATHPVQFLEPDDYESHEARVCIAEGEILANNRRVRRFTREQYFKSAEQMQALFADVPSAVANSLEIAKRCNLTLVLGKPQLPNFPTPLIDGVPMPMSDFFRQSSFEGLEERLAHLYPDVAKRDAERPRYVERLEFEINTILSMGFPGYFLIVGDFINWAKNNGCPVGPGRGSGAGSLVAYALKITDLDPLQYNLLFERFLNPERVSMPDFDIDFCQGNRDRVIDYVKEKYGKEAVSQIATFGTLAARAAIRDVGRVLDFSYGFCDGISKLIPNKPGMSVTLQYPPVPKKEGDKNNYAIEMEPVLAERIQKEDDVKTLIEMAQKLEGMTRNIGMHAGGVLIAPGKLTDFCPLYAQPGSDSAVSQYDKDDVEAIGLVKFDFLGLATLTILEIAREFIMKRHPGQENFRYEDVPLDDQRVYALFSRGQTEAVFQFESRGMQGMLKDAKPSRLEDLIALNALYRPGPMDLIPSFVNRKHGKEPIEYPHPAVAEMLSETYGIMVYQEQVMQTAQILGGYSLGGADMLRRAMGKKKAEEMAEHREKFRAGALATHGITQEKADEVFDLMEKFAGYGFNKSHAAAYSLLAYHTGWLKVHYTAEFFCANMTVEMDDTDKLKVLYEDALKMGIAFEAPDVNRGFYRFEPITNKSIRYGLGAIKGTGQLAIEAIVAAREGRGEGPRGAEKGPFKSLFDFCVRVDRTRLNKRTVEALVKAGAFDSLHLNRAEVLASVGRAFEFAAASLANANQGGLFDVMGDDDHGSSTQEPDFVATTPWGVKERLTLEKTAMGFYFSGHLFDEVEREVRRFARTPLGDVVESRDPMILAGIVTDFRVINGQRGKLALFKLDDKSGMFETSADENLINQHRNVLKDDELIIVQAVAQPDRFSGGVRLKIQQVWDLAAARCRFGKYLRVAVNGTAPSIAELVREFPPKREVTEQGELVRGLPVRLALLREGAQCELQLDDRALFFPTDAALASWMAQAHEQRAEIVFD; this is encoded by the coding sequence ATGTTCATCCATCTGCGCCTGCACACCGAATTCTCCGTCGTCGACGGCACGACCCGCATCGACGACGCCATTGCCGCAGCGGCCGCCGACGGCCAACCCGCTCTGGCCATCACCGATCTGAGCAACCTCTTTGGCGCGGTCAAGTTCTACAAGGAAGCGCGTGGCTCGGGCATCAAGCCCATCATCGGCGCCGAAGTGCTGTTGCAAGGCTTCAGCGAAGAGACCACCGGCGCCATGCCGGGTGCCCACCAGCCCGCCGCGCCGCGCGCGCTGCTGCTGGTGCAGGACAAGCAGGGCTATCTGAATCTGAGCGAGCTGCTGGCGCGCGCCTGGACGCGCAACGACGGCCGCGGCCAGGCGCTGGTGCAGCGCGAATGGCTGGAGGAGTTGAACGGCGGGCTGATCCTGCTCTCGGGGGCGCAAGCCGGCCCGGTCGGGCAGGCGCTGGTGCAGGGCGATGTCGAGCGTGCGTCGGATGTGGCCCTGCGGCTCGCCTCGATCTTCACGCACCGCTTCTACATCGAGCTGCAGCGCGCAGGACGTGCCGACGACGAACGCCATGTGATCGCGGCGGTGCAATTGGCCGCGCGCCTGCACCTGCCGGTGGTGGCCACGCACCCGGTGCAGTTTCTGGAGCCCGACGATTACGAATCGCACGAGGCGCGCGTGTGCATCGCCGAAGGTGAAATCCTGGCCAACAACCGGCGTGTGCGCCGCTTCACGCGGGAACAGTATTTCAAGAGCGCCGAGCAGATGCAGGCGCTGTTCGCCGATGTGCCTTCGGCCGTCGCCAACTCGCTGGAAATCGCCAAGCGCTGCAACCTCACGCTGGTGCTGGGCAAGCCGCAGTTGCCCAACTTCCCCACCCCGCTGATCGACGGTGTGCCCATGCCCATGTCGGACTTCTTCCGGCAATCGTCGTTCGAGGGCCTGGAAGAGCGCCTGGCGCACCTGTACCCGGACGTGGCCAAGCGCGATGCCGAGCGTCCGCGCTACGTCGAACGCCTGGAGTTCGAGATCAACACCATCTTGAGCATGGGGTTTCCGGGTTACTTCCTGATCGTGGGGGACTTCATCAACTGGGCCAAGAACAACGGTTGCCCGGTCGGCCCGGGCCGGGGCTCGGGTGCCGGTTCTCTCGTGGCCTATGCGCTGAAGATCACCGACCTCGACCCGCTGCAATACAACCTGCTGTTCGAACGTTTCCTGAACCCGGAGCGGGTGTCCATGCCCGACTTCGACATCGACTTCTGCCAGGGCAACCGCGACCGTGTGATCGATTACGTCAAGGAAAAATACGGCAAGGAAGCGGTGAGCCAGATCGCCACCTTCGGCACCTTGGCCGCGCGCGCGGCGATTCGCGACGTGGGCCGCGTGCTCGATTTCTCCTACGGCTTTTGCGACGGCATCTCCAAGCTCATCCCGAACAAACCGGGGATGTCGGTCACGCTGCAGTACCCGCCGGTGCCGAAGAAGGAGGGTGACAAGAACAACTACGCCATCGAGATGGAGCCGGTGCTGGCCGAGCGCATCCAGAAGGAAGACGACGTCAAGACCTTGATCGAGATGGCGCAGAAGCTCGAAGGCATGACGCGCAACATCGGCATGCACGCCGGGGGCGTGCTCATTGCGCCAGGCAAGCTCACCGACTTCTGCCCGCTGTACGCGCAGCCAGGCAGCGACTCGGCCGTGAGCCAGTACGACAAGGACGACGTGGAGGCCATCGGCCTGGTGAAGTTCGACTTCTTGGGGCTGGCGACGCTGACCATTCTGGAAATCGCGCGCGAATTCATCATGAAGCGCCACCCGGGCCAGGAAAACTTCCGCTATGAAGACGTGCCGCTGGACGACCAGCGCGTGTACGCCCTGTTCTCGCGCGGTCAGACCGAAGCTGTGTTCCAGTTTGAAAGCCGCGGCATGCAAGGCATGCTGAAAGACGCCAAGCCCTCGCGCCTGGAAGACCTGATCGCGCTCAACGCGCTGTACCGACCAGGCCCGATGGACCTGATCCCCAGCTTCGTGAACCGCAAGCACGGCAAGGAACCTATCGAGTACCCGCACCCGGCGGTGGCCGAGATGCTGTCCGAGACCTACGGGATCATGGTCTACCAGGAACAGGTGATGCAGACCGCGCAGATCCTGGGCGGCTATTCGCTCGGTGGCGCCGACATGCTGCGCCGCGCGATGGGCAAGAAGAAGGCCGAGGAAATGGCCGAGCACCGCGAGAAGTTCCGCGCCGGTGCATTGGCTACCCACGGCATCACGCAGGAGAAGGCCGACGAGGTCTTCGACTTGATGGAGAAATTCGCGGGCTACGGCTTCAACAAGTCGCACGCCGCTGCCTACTCGCTGCTCGCGTACCACACCGGTTGGCTCAAGGTCCACTACACCGCCGAGTTCTTCTGCGCCAACATGACGGTGGAAATGGACGACACCGACAAGCTCAAGGTGTTGTACGAAGACGCGCTGAAGATGGGCATTGCCTTCGAGGCGCCCGATGTGAACCGGGGCTTCTACCGTTTCGAGCCGATCACCAACAAGTCCATCCGCTACGGTCTGGGCGCGATCAAGGGCACGGGCCAGCTGGCGATCGAGGCCATCGTGGCCGCGCGCGAAGGCCGTGGCGAAGGGCCGCGTGGCGCCGAAAAAGGCCCTTTCAAGAGCCTGTTCGACTTCTGCGTCCGCGTGGACCGCACGCGTCTGAACAAGCGCACCGTGGAAGCGTTGGTCAAGGCCGGTGCTTTCGATTCGCTGCACCTCAACCGCGCCGAGGTGCTGGCCTCGGTGGGCCGTGCCTTCGAATTCGCCGCCGCCAGCCTGGCCAATGCGAACCAGGGCGGTTTGTTCGATGTGATGGGCGACGACGACCACGGCTCCAGCACGCAGGAGCCCGACTTCGTGGCCACCACGCCCTGGGGTGTGAAGGAGCGCCTGACGCTCGAAAAGACGGCGATGGGCTTCTACTTCTCGGGCCACCTGTTCGACGAGGTGGAGCGCGAGGTGCGGCGCTTTGCACGCACGCCGCTGGGCGACGTGGTGGAGAGCCGCGACCCGATGATCCTGGCCGGCATCGTCACCGACTTCCGCGTCATCAATGGCCAGCGCGGCAAGCTCGCGCTGTTCAAGCTGGACGACAAGAGTGGCATGTTCGAGACCAGTGCCGATGAGAACCTGATCAACCAGCACCGCAACGTGCTCAAGGACGACGAACTCATCATCGTGCAGGCGGTGGCCCAGCCCGACCGTTTCTCCGGCGGCGTGCGCCTGAAGATCCAGCAGGTGTGGGACCTGGCGGCCGCGCGCTGCCGCTTTGGCAAGTACCTGCGCGTGGCGGTGAACGGCACCGCGCCATCGATTGCCGAACTGGTGCGCGAATTTCCACCCAAGCGCGAGGTCACCGAGCAGGGCGAACTGGTGCGTGGGTTGCCGGTGCGGCTGGCGCTGTTGCGCGAGGGGGCGCAGTGCGAGCTGCAGCTGGACGACCGTGCGCTGTTCTTCCCCACGGATGCGGCGCTGGCCAGCTGGATGGCGCAGGCGCATGAGCAGCGGGCGGAAATCGTCTTCGACTAA
- a CDS encoding DUF599 domain-containing protein yields the protein MKFLSIIPWTDWLALACFFALWMGYAWFAREWGRKMGSLLHTTNRYRGYWMMQTTARDPRMLDGLITQALSNTPAFFSSTSILIIGGLFALLGTTDKATELMSEIPFAQATTLVVFEFKILVLIAIFVYAFFRFSWCMRQYTFLALVIGAMPPAEDFASGKHDRRAYATRAAGVVAAAAEAFNDGLRGYYFSFAALAWFVSPMAMVLGTLTVVAILYAREFRSDVLTILKDEEPPPN from the coding sequence ATGAAGTTCCTCAGCATCATCCCCTGGACAGACTGGCTCGCGCTGGCCTGCTTTTTTGCCTTGTGGATGGGCTACGCCTGGTTCGCCCGGGAGTGGGGCCGCAAGATGGGCTCTCTGCTGCACACCACCAACCGCTACCGCGGCTACTGGATGATGCAGACCACGGCGCGCGACCCGCGCATGCTGGACGGCCTCATCACGCAGGCCTTGTCCAACACCCCTGCCTTTTTTTCGTCGACCTCCATCCTGATCATCGGCGGCCTCTTCGCCTTGCTCGGCACCACCGACAAGGCCACCGAGCTGATGAGCGAGATTCCCTTTGCCCAGGCCACCACCCTGGTGGTGTTCGAATTCAAGATCCTGGTGCTGATCGCGATCTTCGTCTACGCGTTCTTCCGTTTCTCATGGTGCATGCGGCAGTACACCTTTCTGGCGCTGGTGATCGGTGCCATGCCGCCCGCCGAAGACTTCGCGTCCGGCAAACACGACCGGCGCGCGTATGCCACGCGCGCCGCCGGGGTGGTGGCCGCCGCCGCTGAGGCCTTCAACGACGGCCTGCGGGGCTACTACTTTTCGTTTGCCGCGCTGGCCTGGTTCGTCTCGCCCATGGCCATGGTGCTGGGCACGTTGACGGTGGTCGCCATTCTCTATGCACGCGAGTTCCGCTCCGATGTGCTGACCATCCTCAAGGACGAAGAACCACCGCCGAACTGA
- a CDS encoding winged helix-turn-helix transcriptional regulator, protein MSAKDNAAVMQLFDLLESRYAMRVIWALSDGHPQTFRLLQDSVGGVTPNTLNTRIKELRAARLVEHDGNGYRLTALGADLARRMVDVQHFAGKWNHQQVRTANGAPPP, encoded by the coding sequence ATGAGTGCCAAGGACAACGCCGCCGTGATGCAGCTGTTCGATCTGCTCGAGTCCCGTTACGCCATGCGCGTGATCTGGGCGCTGAGCGATGGCCATCCCCAAACCTTCCGGCTGCTGCAGGACAGTGTGGGCGGGGTGACACCCAACACCCTGAACACCCGCATCAAGGAATTGCGCGCCGCCCGGCTGGTGGAACACGACGGGAACGGGTACCGGCTCACCGCCTTGGGCGCCGATCTGGCGCGGCGCATGGTGGATGTCCAGCACTTCGCCGGCAAGTGGAACCACCAGCAAGTACGCACCGCCAACGGCGCCCCGCCGCCCTAG
- a CDS encoding M24 family metallopeptidase, which translates to MIPNFAPIDFAARRARVAQSVKAAGFDAYVGTRQAALHYFSGSFMPWRGAVIITANGDCKFVYWAWDASRVREEGHGLDLESFTFSDFVKTIGQRLQALGLAQGRIGIDLSHPGAAQVAPGMLTASEYLELRDELPGARIENGVHLIDDVMLIKEPQEIERLRFAAGVADVGFEAGRAAVKPGVTENAVAGAIEKAIRDHGSTWAWAITGGTEVGSGVRTGYLHGVTQQATEKTIQQNEFVILDLHPMIDLYLADSSIPVFIGKPDAQQRKLIDCWEEVVSTMIDHMRPGEPIPEVVKKGLAVFERHGLSGYCLPTFGHGLGTCARTRPFINLRSEDVVQTGMVMALGTHLYMPQVGGMRLEFPLLVNERGGEALMKTPPRVHFV; encoded by the coding sequence ATGATTCCCAACTTCGCTCCCATCGATTTCGCGGCCCGCCGCGCCCGCGTGGCCCAGTCCGTCAAGGCCGCCGGTTTCGACGCCTACGTCGGCACCCGCCAGGCCGCTCTGCATTACTTCAGTGGCAGCTTCATGCCCTGGCGCGGCGCCGTGATCATCACGGCCAACGGCGACTGCAAGTTCGTCTATTGGGCATGGGACGCCAGCCGCGTGCGAGAGGAGGGCCACGGGCTCGATCTGGAGAGTTTCACCTTCTCGGACTTCGTCAAGACCATCGGCCAACGGCTGCAGGCGCTTGGCCTGGCGCAGGGCCGCATTGGCATCGACCTGTCGCACCCGGGCGCCGCGCAGGTGGCGCCGGGCATGTTGACCGCGAGCGAATACCTGGAGCTGCGCGATGAGCTGCCGGGGGCGCGCATCGAGAACGGCGTGCACCTCATCGACGACGTCATGCTGATCAAGGAACCCCAGGAAATCGAGCGCCTGCGCTTTGCCGCGGGCGTGGCCGACGTCGGCTTCGAGGCCGGGCGCGCGGCGGTGAAACCCGGTGTGACGGAGAACGCGGTGGCGGGTGCGATCGAGAAGGCCATCCGCGACCACGGCAGCACCTGGGCCTGGGCCATCACCGGCGGCACCGAAGTGGGCTCCGGCGTGCGCACGGGGTACCTGCACGGTGTGACGCAACAGGCGACGGAAAAGACGATTCAGCAGAACGAGTTCGTCATCCTCGACCTGCACCCGATGATCGATCTCTACCTGGCCGACTCGTCCATCCCCGTGTTCATTGGCAAACCGGATGCGCAGCAGCGCAAGCTGATCGATTGCTGGGAGGAGGTTGTGTCGACCATGATCGACCACATGCGCCCGGGCGAACCGATTCCGGAGGTGGTGAAAAAGGGCCTGGCGGTGTTCGAGCGCCACGGCCTGAGCGGGTACTGCCTGCCCACCTTCGGCCACGGCCTGGGCACCTGCGCGCGCACGCGCCCCTTCATCAACCTGCGCAGCGAAGACGTGGTGCAGACCGGCATGGTGATGGCGCTGGGCACGCACTTGTACATGCCCCAGGTGGGCGGGATGCGGCTGGAGTTTCCGCTGCTGGTCAACGAGCGAGGCGGCGAGGCCTTGATGAAGACGCCGCCGCGGGTGCACTTCGTGTAG
- a CDS encoding Bug family tripartite tricarboxylate transporter substrate binding protein — MKRRSICALPLLTLASLMPLAASASDFPSKPIRIVVPYAAGGTTDMLARVVGKHIGDHTGQPVLVENRPGANGMLGSAMVAKAPADGYTIGIATPGNHAANASLYKDVPYDTVKDFAGVSLAVNAPMVLVAHPSLGVKTVAELIAKAKAAPNTIVYASGGSGSSMHLAMESFARMAGIRMNHIPYKGSGNSYVDLLAGRVTLLMDIIPQALPRVRAGELIALGAASPQRLPELPNVPTIDEAGVKGYTAGSWYGFVGPAGIPEATMARLNRLIVNALRDPEITRKLQEAGLQIVAGSPQHFQRFIEAEVKKSAEIIRAANIQPD, encoded by the coding sequence ATGAAACGCCGTTCGATCTGTGCCTTGCCGCTGCTCACGCTCGCCAGCCTGATGCCCCTGGCCGCCAGCGCCAGTGACTTTCCGAGCAAACCCATTCGCATCGTCGTGCCCTATGCGGCCGGTGGCACCACCGACATGCTGGCGCGCGTGGTGGGCAAGCACATTGGCGACCACACGGGCCAGCCGGTGCTGGTGGAAAACCGCCCCGGCGCCAACGGCATGCTCGGATCGGCCATGGTGGCCAAAGCGCCCGCCGACGGCTACACCATCGGCATCGCCACGCCCGGCAACCACGCGGCCAATGCCAGCCTGTACAAGGACGTGCCTTACGACACGGTGAAGGATTTCGCCGGGGTGTCGCTCGCGGTGAACGCGCCCATGGTGCTGGTGGCCCACCCCAGCCTGGGTGTGAAGACGGTGGCCGAACTGATCGCCAAGGCCAAGGCCGCGCCGAACACCATCGTCTACGCCTCCGGCGGCAGTGGCTCATCGATGCACCTGGCCATGGAGTCGTTCGCGCGCATGGCCGGTATTCGCATGAACCACATTCCGTACAAGGGTTCGGGCAACTCCTATGTGGACTTGCTGGCCGGCCGCGTCACGCTGCTGATGGACATCATTCCGCAAGCCCTGCCGCGCGTGCGCGCGGGTGAGCTGATCGCGCTGGGCGCGGCCAGCCCGCAGCGCCTGCCCGAGCTGCCGAACGTGCCCACCATCGACGAGGCCGGCGTCAAGGGCTACACGGCGGGCTCGTGGTACGGCTTCGTCGGCCCCGCCGGCATTCCCGAGGCGACGATGGCGCGGTTGAACCGCCTCATCGTCAATGCCCTGCGCGACCCCGAGATCACCCGCAAGCTGCAGGAAGCAGGCCTGCAGATCGTGGCCGGTTCGCCCCAGCACTTTCAGCGCTTCATCGAGGCCGAGGTGAAGAAGTCGGCCGAGATCATCCGCGCGGCCAACATCCAACCCGATTGA
- a CDS encoding LysR family transcriptional regulator: MTSSSPDLDSLRLFLKVAELGSISQTALAVGLSQPSVSRSLRALEENLQTSLFHRTGRGVQLTEVGEQALARARALVDGADQFADDIRDQARAPTGVVTVALLTAYMRDVAPDLFEEVRRRFPGVVLRLLESFSVQHEDWLASGRVDIALVTRYRKPSRDGQEVLAVSDMVVVGNPAIGSGEELMPFRELASVPLVLPAAPNGLRVRMEDVARRVGIRLNVVLEADSIEAQRALISRERCYLLWSQHSVRQAGIDHLFASRRIVEPRLPRYVVMQTTTHHPLSRASREVARILRRLVLAAHGQVVV, translated from the coding sequence ATGACCTCATCTTCGCCCGATCTCGACTCGCTGCGGCTGTTTCTCAAAGTGGCCGAACTCGGCAGTATTTCCCAGACGGCGCTGGCCGTGGGCCTGAGCCAGCCGTCGGTGAGCCGCTCGCTGCGTGCGCTGGAAGAGAACCTGCAGACCTCCCTGTTCCACCGCACGGGCCGGGGCGTGCAACTCACCGAAGTCGGCGAACAGGCGCTGGCGCGTGCCCGCGCCCTGGTCGACGGAGCGGACCAGTTCGCCGACGACATCCGAGACCAGGCGCGTGCGCCCACCGGCGTGGTCACGGTGGCGCTGCTCACCGCGTACATGCGCGACGTGGCGCCCGATCTCTTCGAGGAAGTGCGCCGGCGTTTTCCGGGTGTGGTGCTGCGCCTGCTGGAGAGTTTCAGCGTACAGCACGAAGACTGGCTGGCCAGCGGCCGGGTCGACATCGCGCTGGTCACGCGCTACCGCAAGCCCAGCCGGGACGGCCAGGAAGTGCTGGCGGTATCGGACATGGTGGTGGTCGGCAACCCGGCCATTGGCAGCGGCGAGGAACTCATGCCGTTTCGCGAACTGGCCTCGGTGCCGCTGGTGCTGCCCGCTGCGCCCAACGGCTTGCGGGTGCGCATGGAAGACGTGGCGCGGCGCGTGGGCATCCGGCTCAACGTGGTGCTGGAGGCCGATTCGATCGAAGCGCAACGCGCGCTCATTTCCCGCGAGCGCTGCTACCTCCTGTGGAGCCAGCACTCGGTGCGCCAGGCCGGCATCGACCATCTGTTCGCCAGCCGCCGGATCGTGGAGCCGCGCCTGCCGCGCTACGTGGTGATGCAGACCACCACCCACCACCCCTTGAGCCGCGCCTCGCGCGAGGTGGCGCGCATTCTGCGCCGGCTGGTGCTGGCGGCGCATGGGCAGGTGGTGGTTTGA